Genomic window (Polaromonas sp. JS666):
GCCCCGCGTACAAGGGCATTCCGCTGGCCGCCGCCGTCGCCGTCGAACTGGCGCGGCAGGGCCGCAATGTCCCCTTTGCCTACAACCGCAAGGAGGCCAAGGACCATGGCGAAGGAGGCACGCTGGTCGGGGCGCCCGTCAAGGGGCGCGTGCTGATCATTGATGACGTGATGTCAGCCGGCACGGCGGCGCGCGAATCGATTGCCATCATCCAGGCCGCCGGCGCCACACCCCATGCGATGGTGCTCGCGCTGGACCGGCAGGAAAAAGCCACCGAGAATGGCGTGGATGTTAACCACAGCGCGGTGCAATATGTAACGAATCAGCTGGGTTTGCAGGTTTGTGCGATTGCGCGCCTGACCGACTTGCTGCAGTATCTCTCCAGGCAAGGCGACGTGTCGACGCCAGGGGCCTCTGGCGCGTTGTCCTTAAAAGCCCACTATCAGGCTGTGCTGGCTTATCGGGAACGCTATGGCGTGGAATGAGGAGTCGAATTGCTTTTGCAAACAGCGTTGACGGCGGGGCTGGTGCTGGCCACCTGCCTGTGCGGTGAGGCCGCAGCCCAGAGCATCTACACCTGTGTCGATGCAAAAGGCCGCAAGATCACGGCGGACCGTCCGATTGCCGAGTGCATGGACCGCACGCAGCAGGAGTTGACGCGTTCCGGCAGGCTCAGGCGCGAGGTCGGGCCCTCGCTGACCGCGCAGGAGCGGGCTGCGCAGGAAGAAAAAGAGAAGCTGGCGGCAGAGGCGCGTGCGCGCGAAGTTGAAGACAAGCGCCGGGACCGGGCGTTGCTGCTGCGCTATCCTGCCCGATCGGTACACGATCAGGAGCGCATCACGGCGCTGGCCCAGATCGACGAAGTCATCAAGGCCGCGAGCAAGAGAACGGTCGAGCTGGCCGGGCAGCGCAAGGCCATCAACGACGAATTCGAGTTTTACGTGAAGGACCCGGCGAAGGCGCCGCCCGAACTCAAGCGCCGGCTGGAAGAAAACGACAGCAGCGCCGCCGTCCAGAAGAAATTCATCGCCGATCAGGAGCAGGAGAAAAAACGCGTCAACCTGCGTTTTGACGAAGAGCTGGTCAAGCTCAAGCAGCTGTGGACGCTGGCGGGGGCGGCCCCTGCCAGTCCGGCTTCGGGCGCCGTCGGCAAGGCGGGGCCAGCCAAGGCCGCCGCCAAAAACTGAATCTCCGTATCGAACGCGAAGGCGGGCCGCAGCACGGCGGCCCTGCCGGCATCACGCCAGTTTTTTCCGCAGCAGTTCGTTGACCTGCGCCGGGTTGGCCTTGCCCTTGGTGGCTTTCATGGCCTGGCCGACCAAAGCATTGAAGGCCTTGGCATTGCCGGCCTTGACCTCTTCGACGTTTTTGGCATTGGCCGCCAGTACGTCATCAATGATTTTTTCCAGCTCGCCGGTGTCGCTCATTTGTTTTTTGGATTCGATGAACGTATTGACGGCATCATGAGAGCCTAAATTTCCATCCCAAAGTGCAGGAATAATTTCATCTTTTGCAATTTTTCCTGAGATCGTGCCATCGGCAATTCGACGTACTAGGGTAACGATGTGCCATGCTGTGATCGGACTTTCTCGAATGCTGTTGAGTCCAGCACGGTTCATTCGAGCCGCTATCTCCCCATTGATCCAGTTGGCAATGGTCTTGCCATGGCGAGCTCCCTCGCTCCCCTCTTCGCTAATTAACTCAAGCATTGCACGGTCAAAGTACTCGGCAGTGTCTTTTGACGAGGTCAATTGAGCCGCGTCATACTCGGGCAGGCCATAGTCCTTGACGAAGCGCGCCGCCATCACCCGCGGCAACTCGCTCATCTCGGCGCGCGTGCGCTCCACCCAGTCGCGCGCTATCACCAGCGGCGGCAAATCCGGGTCGGGGAAGTAGCGGTAGTCGGCTGCATCTTCCTTGGTGCGCATGGCCCGTGTCTCGCCGGTGTCCGGGTCAAACAGCACGGTGGCCTGCTGGATGGCGTGGCCGTCTTCCAGTTGCCCGATCTGCCAGCGCACTTCGTAATCGATCGCCTGCTGCATGAACTTGAAGCTGTTCAGGTTCTTGATCTCGCGGCGCGTGCCCAGCGCTGCGCCGGGCTTGCGCACCGAGACATTGGCATCGCAGCGGAAGCTGCCCTCCTGCATGTTGCCGTCGCAAATGCCGATCCAGGTGACGATTTTGTGCAACTCCTTGGCATAAGCCACGGCTTCGGCCGACGAGCGCATGTCGGGCTCGGTCACGATCTCCAGCAGCGGCGTGCCGGCGCGGTTCAGATCGATGCCGCTCATGCCGATGAAGTCTTCGTGCAGCGACTTGCCGGCGTCTTCTTCCAGGTGGGCGCGCACCAGTCGCACCGATTTCTTTTCACCGTCCAGGAAGAACTCGACGACACCTCCCTGCACCACGGGAATCTCGAACTGGCTGATCTGGTAACCCTTGGGCAGGTCGGGGTAGAAGTAGTTTTTGCGCGCGAACACGCTCTGCTCGGCAATGTGCGCATTGACGGCCAGGCCAAACTCGATGGCGCGCTGTACCGCGCCCTTGTTCATCACAGGCAGCGCGCCGGGCAGCGCGAAGTCGACGGCCGAGGCCTGCGTGTTGG
Coding sequences:
- the pyrE gene encoding orotate phosphoribosyltransferase, with the protein product MSTAGQTDKADKAQATPADTTLAQEFVQFALESGVLRFGEFKTKAGRLSPYFFNAGLFDDGAKLGRLAQFYARHLLAEAQRSGLEFDMIFGPAYKGIPLAAAVAVELARQGRNVPFAYNRKEAKDHGEGGTLVGAPVKGRVLIIDDVMSAGTAARESIAIIQAAGATPHAMVLALDRQEKATENGVDVNHSAVQYVTNQLGLQVCAIARLTDLLQYLSRQGDVSTPGASGALSLKAHYQAVLAYRERYGVE
- a CDS encoding DUF4124 domain-containing protein — its product is MLLQTALTAGLVLATCLCGEAAAQSIYTCVDAKGRKITADRPIAECMDRTQQELTRSGRLRREVGPSLTAQERAAQEEKEKLAAEARAREVEDKRRDRALLLRYPARSVHDQERITALAQIDEVIKAASKRTVELAGQRKAINDEFEFYVKDPAKAPPELKRRLEENDSSAAVQKKFIADQEQEKKRVNLRFDEELVKLKQLWTLAGAAPASPASGAVGKAGPAKAAAKN
- the gatB gene encoding Asp-tRNA(Asn)/Glu-tRNA(Gln) amidotransferase subunit GatB produces the protein MSNIASTPTSPLVQGYEVVIGFETHTQLTTQSKIFSRASTAFGAEPNTQASAVDFALPGALPVMNKGAVQRAIEFGLAVNAHIAEQSVFARKNYFYPDLPKGYQISQFEIPVVQGGVVEFFLDGEKKSVRLVRAHLEEDAGKSLHEDFIGMSGIDLNRAGTPLLEIVTEPDMRSSAEAVAYAKELHKIVTWIGICDGNMQEGSFRCDANVSVRKPGAALGTRREIKNLNSFKFMQQAIDYEVRWQIGQLEDGHAIQQATVLFDPDTGETRAMRTKEDAADYRYFPDPDLPPLVIARDWVERTRAEMSELPRVMAARFVKDYGLPEYDAAQLTSSKDTAEYFDRAMLELISEEGSEGARHGKTIANWINGEIAARMNRAGLNSIRESPITAWHIVTLVRRIADGTISGKIAKDEIIPALWDGNLGSHDAVNTFIESKKQMSDTGELEKIIDDVLAANAKNVEEVKAGNAKAFNALVGQAMKATKGKANPAQVNELLRKKLA